The following proteins are encoded in a genomic region of Coregonus clupeaformis isolate EN_2021a chromosome 14, ASM2061545v1, whole genome shotgun sequence:
- the LOC121581679 gene encoding dentin sialophosphoprotein-like has protein sequence MTVHFVCGCDSSYSALNSSDSSYSALNSSDSSSLNSSDSSYSALNSSDSSYSALNSSDSYSSLNSSDSSSSLNSSDRSSSSLNSSDSSYLFLNSSDSSSSSLNSSDSSYSALNSSDSSSSSLNSSDSYSSLNSSDRSYSSLNSSDSSYYALNSSYSSYSSLNSSDSSYYSLNSSDSSSSSLNSSDSSSSLNSSDSSSSSLNSSDSSYSALNSSDSSSSSLNSSDSYSSLNSSDRSSSSLNSSDSSYSALNSSDSSYSSLNSSDSSSSSLIASDSSYSALNSSDSSYSALNSSDSYSSLNSSDSSSSLNSSDRSSSSLNSSDSSYLFLNSSDSSSSSLNSSDSSYSALNSSDSSSSSLNSSDSYSSLNSSDRSYSSLNSSDSSYYALNSSYSSYSSLNSSDSSYYSLNSSDSSSSSLNSSDSSSSLNSSDSSSSSLNSSDSSYSALNSSDSSSSSLNSSDSYYSLNSSDRSYSSLNSSDSSYSALNSSDSSYSSLNSSDSSSSSLIASDSSYYSLNSSDSSSSSLISSDSSYYSLNSSDSSSSSLNFSDSSYSSLNSSDSSSSSLISSDSSSSSLNSSDSSSSSLNFSDSSYSSLNASVLLIPSSLRPVAMATARWRKECP, from the coding sequence TGATAGTAGTTATTCTGCTCTAAACTCCAGTGATAGTAGTTATTCTGCTCTAAACTCCAGTGATAGTTCTTCTCTAAACTCCAGTGATAGTAGTTATTCTGCTCTAAACTCCAGTGATAGTAGTTATTCTGCTCTAAACTCCAGTGATAGTTATTCTTCTCTAAACTCCAGTGATAGTTCTTCTTCTCTAAACTCCAGTGATAGGAGTTCTTCTTCTCTAAACTCCAGTGATAGTAGTTATTTATTTCTAAACTCCAGTGATAGTAGTTCTTCTTCTCTAAACTCCAGTGATAGTAGTTATTCTGCTCTAAACTCCAGTGATAGTAGTTCTTCTTCTCTAAACTCCAGTGATAGTTATTCTTCTCTAAACTCCAGTGATAGGAGTTATTCTTCTCTAAACTCCAGTGATAGTAGTTATTATGCTCTAAACTCCAGTTATAGTAGTTATTCTTCTCTAAACTCCAGTGATAGTAGTTATTATTCTCTAAACTCCAGTGATAGTAGTTCTTCTTCTCTAAACTCCAGTGATAGTTCTTCTTCTCTAAACTCCAGTGATAGTAGTTCTTCTTCTCTAAACTCCAGTGATAGTAGTTATTCTGCTCTAAACTCCAGTGATAGTAGTTCTTCTTCTCTAAACTCCAGTGATAGTTATTCTTCTCTAAACTCCAGTGATAGGAGTTCTTCTTCTCTAAACTCCAGTGATAGTAGTTATTCTGCTCTAAACTCCAGTGATAGTAGTTATTCTTCTCTAAACTCCAGTGATAGTagttcttcttctctaatcgcCAGTGATAGTAGTTATTCTGCTCTAAACTCCAGTGATAGTAGTTATTCTGCTCTAAACTCCAGTGATAGTTATTCTTCTCTAAACTCCAGTGATAGTTCTTCTTCTCTAAACTCCAGTGATAGGAGTTCTTCTTCTCTAAACTCCAGTGATAGTAGTTATTTATTTCTAAACTCCAGTGATAGTAGTTCTTCTTCTCTAAACTCCAGTGATAGTAGTTATTCTGCTCTAAACTCCAGTGATAGTAGTTCTTCTTCTCTAAACTCCAGTGATAGTTATTCTTCTCTAAACTCCAGTGATAGGAGTTATTCTTCTCTAAACTCCAGTGATAGTAGTTATTATGCTCTAAACTCCAGTTATAGTAGTTATTCTTCTCTAAACTCCAGTGATAGTAGTTATTATTCTCTAAACTCCAGTGATAGTAGTTCTTCTTCTCTAAACTCCAGTGATAGTTCTTCTTCTCTAAACTCCAGTGATAGTAGTTCTTCTTCTCTAAACTCCAGTGATAGTAGTTATTCTGCTCTAAACTCCAGTGATAGTAGTTCTTCTTCTCTAAACTCCAGTGATAGTTATTATTCTCTAAACTCCAGTGATAGGAGTTATTCTTCTCTAAACTCCAGTGATAGTAGTTATTCTGCTCTAAACTCCAGTGATAGTAGTTATTCTTCTCTAAACTCCAGTGATAGTagttcttcttctctaatcgcCAGTGATAGTAGTTATTATTCTCTAAACTCCAGTGATAGTAGTTCTTCTTCTCTAATCTCCAGTGATAGTAGTTATTATTCTCTAAACTCCAGTGATAGTAGTTCTTCTTCTCTAAACTTCAGTGATAGTAGTTATTCTTCTCTAAACTCCAGTGATAGTAGTTCTTCTTCTCTAATCTCCAGTGATAGTAGTTCTTCTTCTCTAAACTCCAGTGATAGTAGTTCTTCTTCTCTAAACTTCAGTGATAGTAGTTATTCTTCTCTAAACGCCAGTGTGCTTCTAATTCCTTCGTCCCTGCGACCAGTAGCCATGGCAACAGCTAGATGGAGGAAAGAGTGCCCATGA